From the genome of SAR324 cluster bacterium, one region includes:
- a CDS encoding nuclear transport factor 2 family protein, translating to MASHQIRLESFFKAIIQLDYEAISSFYSPEAVYSSPVFDKITGPEIHGMWRLVCEMSHEIDIKIGHIEVHDQECEVSWLLKYDIPVLKKIIEQPVHSIFKMDGNGIISHEDQYNFAQWSGMLLGHWGVTFGHLSLLQLFFRKVVRQVLLRDMRRWGD from the coding sequence ATGGCGTCTCATCAAATACGACTGGAGTCGTTCTTTAAGGCGATAATCCAACTGGATTATGAGGCCATTTCTTCTTTTTATTCACCTGAGGCAGTCTACAGCAGTCCTGTCTTTGATAAAATTACAGGTCCTGAGATTCATGGCATGTGGCGCCTTGTGTGTGAAATGTCCCATGAAATAGACATCAAAATTGGTCATATTGAAGTTCATGACCAGGAATGTGAAGTTTCATGGCTCCTCAAATATGACATTCCTGTTCTGAAAAAAATAATCGAGCAACCTGTTCATTCCATTTTTAAAATGGATGGAAACGGCATTATTTCGCATGAGGATCAATACAATTTTGCCCAATGGAGCGGGATGCTCCTGGGACATTGGGGCGTGACCTTTGGACATCTCTCGTTATTACAATTGTTTTTCAGAAAAGTTGTCCGTCAGGTTCTGCTACGGGATATGCGACGATGGGGCGATTGA
- a CDS encoding UbiA family prenyltransferase — protein sequence MTAKTDPYINRLMAWVHERFPLPNAIMFFTLYFCAAFLGRMITAEGPILVGKNDLGGCLVTWALFLLIRVVDEHKDYESDVRNYPERVLQRGLITLENLQTLGAGALGIIVGWSLWLDHGLGPVVMSLGVVFIWFLLMSKEFFCGEWLEKHITLYAVSHMVLMPMVLFWLMNLGASPAGVEPLNVAGLLLMALSFISGMAFELTRKTRGPEEEREGVDSYSKAYGTKGSAYIIMTLQAVVLICQLWLMREIVQTATFNTGLVILCLAFGLSWFSLIQFIRNPTEKGRKMNEGMVGLSGLLGYGAIIAAMIVERGIQ from the coding sequence ATGACAGCAAAAACTGACCCGTATATAAACCGATTGATGGCTTGGGTTCATGAACGGTTCCCTTTGCCCAATGCCATCATGTTTTTTACCCTGTATTTTTGCGCGGCCTTTCTGGGACGCATGATCACCGCAGAAGGTCCCATCCTTGTCGGAAAAAATGATCTGGGTGGTTGTCTGGTCACCTGGGCATTGTTTTTACTGATCCGGGTGGTGGATGAACACAAGGATTATGAGAGTGATGTCAGAAACTATCCTGAACGTGTGCTTCAACGAGGATTGATCACTCTGGAAAATTTGCAAACCCTGGGCGCTGGCGCCTTGGGCATCATTGTAGGCTGGTCCCTGTGGCTGGATCATGGTCTGGGACCTGTGGTCATGTCTCTGGGAGTTGTGTTCATCTGGTTTTTACTGATGAGTAAGGAATTTTTCTGCGGGGAATGGCTGGAAAAACATATCACACTATATGCTGTGTCTCACATGGTGTTGATGCCGATGGTATTGTTCTGGCTCATGAATCTGGGGGCTTCTCCGGCAGGGGTGGAGCCACTCAATGTTGCGGGGTTGTTATTGATGGCGCTGTCATTCATCAGTGGAATGGCGTTTGAACTGACGCGAAAAACACGTGGTCCTGAAGAAGAACGTGAAGGGGTCGATTCCTATTCCAAAGCCTATGGAACAAAGGGGTCCGCCTATATCATCATGACCTTGCAGGCCGTTGTACTGATTTGCCAGTTATGGCTCATGCGCGAAATTGTTCAGACCGCCACCTTCAACACCGGGCTTGTGATTTTATGTTTAGCCTTTGGCTTGTCCTGGTTCAGTCTGATTCAATTCATCCGGAACCCCACTGAAAAAGGACGGAAAATGAATGAAGGCATGGTAGGACTCAGTGGCTTGCTGGGCTATGGTGCCATCATAGCCGCCATGATTGTCGAACGGGGAATTCAATAG
- a CDS encoding PEGA domain-containing protein: MKQGFITLILFMIINTSVFAQSLLTEVPVQKAPVPSMPMDEICRIEKDRYFAFIPETNRLIIPEMYLEKIQNKEQIFKPLMTKIILKFQKPYTTNLYSIVNIGNDQPIPVSYIVEKEKITVIDKKTFKFMDDAPQTDFLTILLPVDRSQVFNNRIQLEVRKSTITETHKVCIHEQDCDVCNLNIELVKGMFQYQTSTYQEEDRKKIKLSITENNIPLKIITNGDGTNNFDLAKTLTTKDKPESFVVEFVPVDDQVQVGNFLIVANYGDNQDLYQELNVLVKGQAFEQYVQIRDQSTVAETMKKIAGVNPDSLRSSGTCKFEIRSNVHKDAVTINNKHYESTPVEFIASKNQQYMVAVSKDGYQTQTSILSCEKDPVTVKFLLPTSR, translated from the coding sequence ATGAAACAAGGGTTCATTACTTTGATATTATTCATGATCATAAACACTTCAGTGTTTGCTCAAAGCCTGCTCACAGAGGTTCCTGTTCAAAAAGCACCTGTGCCTTCCATGCCAATGGATGAGATCTGCCGAATTGAGAAAGATCGTTATTTTGCCTTTATCCCTGAAACGAACCGGTTGATTATTCCTGAAATGTATCTGGAAAAAATTCAGAACAAGGAACAGATTTTTAAACCTCTCATGACTAAAATAATCCTGAAATTCCAGAAACCGTACACCACCAATTTATATTCCATTGTGAATATCGGAAATGATCAGCCAATCCCGGTGTCCTACATTGTGGAAAAAGAAAAAATTACTGTGATCGATAAAAAAACATTCAAATTTATGGATGATGCCCCCCAGACTGATTTTTTAACCATCCTTCTTCCTGTGGATCGAAGTCAGGTTTTCAATAACAGAATACAGTTGGAAGTCAGAAAATCAACGATCACAGAGACTCACAAAGTATGTATCCATGAACAAGACTGTGATGTATGCAACCTCAATATTGAACTGGTGAAGGGAATGTTTCAGTATCAGACCAGCACCTATCAGGAAGAGGATCGTAAAAAAATCAAACTTTCCATTACTGAAAACAATATTCCGTTGAAAATAATCACGAATGGGGATGGAACCAATAACTTTGATCTGGCAAAAACCCTTACAACCAAGGACAAACCTGAAAGCTTTGTCGTGGAATTTGTTCCTGTGGATGATCAGGTTCAGGTTGGTAATTTCCTGATTGTGGCTAACTACGGTGATAATCAGGATTTGTACCAAGAGCTGAATGTTCTGGTTAAAGGGCAGGCTTTTGAACAATATGTCCAGATTCGTGATCAATCAACAGTTGCCGAAACCATGAAAAAAATTGCTGGAGTCAATCCAGATTCATTACGTTCCAGCGGAACCTGTAAATTTGAAATTCGATCCAATGTTCACAAGGATGCTGTCACGATCAACAACAAGCATTACGAATCGACGCCAGTAGAATTCATTGCCAGCAAAAACCAACAATATATGGTCGCAGTCTCCAAAGATGGATATCAAACACAAACCTCCATTTTATCCTGCGAAAAAGATCCTGTAACGGTTAAATTTCTGTTGCCAACCAGTCGATAA
- a CDS encoding BatA domain-containing protein encodes MLYFMNFWWLTALPLMILPWIWPLIQQRDPKAVGHSALFLFPAHNQSEKINWSTRHWLLKLLRSLIIGLFCVLLAGPYWMGDRGVEELQVWDDTLSVQEGNYSKPAIPRGRVLTYSEIFKRTPVQPLESDTSNEDIFPLSPGITQLETAIQKYLDDQQKPPGLMIKVHLWSDFQTSQYQHYFSSSAGFEWVMHRLSPELNEENLWIENIRIEIKHPELNEFHATITGNSQNQAVKLVITQADKVLSESLLNWKQHPLSVDIPLPAYDHSRPVKIVIVPERKEWLGDNSHFYQRNAEKQTVVALITSEGMESIYRHGLHELKALLNAEHITSFIVDTVEDLKQSRADGVILLGDHPLRWQELPQDTGFKLFIPSRLNDWKFAAQRPETDQKRNGNKNTPVDQWIISWESASLIESDSILPINNWLQKTSASNLWLFRTGISPEWGSLYKDSQFAEQFSQTLQTILKENRLRLLGNFEGNSILAEIQGSPLMYWMPGTYELNQNGKTQRFSMNISKKESLAEFMSEEQIEDMSVFLKQRHLQWNRQQGQSSSDTLHWWLLWILSVLLLIEILVSLRILLIGRSNT; translated from the coding sequence TTTTGAAACTCCTTCGATCACTGATCATTGGATTATTTTGCGTATTGTTGGCAGGACCTTACTGGATGGGGGATCGCGGTGTGGAAGAACTCCAGGTGTGGGACGACACACTTAGCGTTCAGGAAGGGAACTACTCCAAACCAGCGATCCCCCGAGGTCGGGTACTAACATATTCAGAGATATTCAAGCGAACTCCGGTTCAACCTCTGGAATCAGATACCTCGAATGAGGATATATTTCCCTTATCCCCGGGAATCACCCAACTGGAAACAGCGATTCAAAAATATCTGGACGACCAACAGAAACCTCCCGGGTTGATGATCAAAGTTCATTTATGGTCTGACTTTCAGACGTCACAATACCAGCATTATTTTTCGTCATCTGCCGGATTTGAATGGGTAATGCACCGCTTATCGCCTGAATTGAATGAAGAAAACCTATGGATTGAAAACATTCGAATTGAAATCAAGCACCCCGAATTGAACGAATTTCACGCCACAATAACCGGAAATTCTCAAAATCAGGCTGTCAAACTTGTCATCACACAGGCGGATAAGGTTTTGTCGGAATCACTGTTGAACTGGAAACAGCATCCTCTATCTGTGGATATTCCACTGCCTGCTTATGATCACTCACGTCCCGTAAAAATCGTGATTGTTCCAGAACGAAAGGAATGGCTGGGAGATAACAGCCATTTCTACCAGCGAAACGCTGAAAAACAAACTGTGGTTGCTCTCATAACTTCTGAAGGCATGGAAAGTATCTATCGGCATGGCCTGCATGAACTCAAAGCACTGCTCAATGCAGAACATATCACTTCCTTTATTGTTGATACCGTGGAGGATTTGAAACAATCCCGGGCAGATGGCGTGATATTATTGGGTGATCATCCATTGCGTTGGCAGGAGTTGCCTCAAGACACTGGATTCAAATTGTTTATTCCCTCAAGACTCAACGACTGGAAATTTGCCGCCCAACGCCCTGAGACAGATCAGAAGAGGAATGGGAACAAGAATACGCCTGTTGATCAATGGATCATTTCCTGGGAATCCGCATCCCTCATTGAATCTGATAGCATCCTGCCGATCAATAACTGGCTACAAAAGACTTCAGCATCAAATCTCTGGTTGTTTAGGACAGGAATTTCTCCAGAGTGGGGAAGTCTGTATAAGGACAGTCAGTTTGCGGAACAATTCAGCCAGACGCTGCAAACGATTCTCAAAGAAAACAGGCTAAGGCTCTTGGGAAATTTTGAAGGGAATTCCATACTGGCTGAAATTCAGGGTTCTCCCCTAATGTATTGGATGCCAGGCACTTATGAATTGAATCAGAACGGGAAAACTCAGCGTTTTTCCATGAATATTTCAAAAAAAGAGAGTCTTGCTGAATTCATGAGTGAGGAACAGATTGAGGATATGAGCGTATTTCTCAAACAACGGCATCTTCAGTGGAATCGTCAGCAGGGTCAATCTTCTTCCGACACCTTGCACTGGTGGTTATTGTGGATATTATCCGTTTTATTGCTGATTGAAATCCTTGTTTCTTTGAGAATACTTCTGATTGGAAGATCGAATACCTGA
- a CDS encoding wax ester/triacylglycerol synthase family O-acyltransferase, with protein sequence MSEFEKMGSADVAWLRMDEPNNLMIINSVLMFEEPLTTEVLNKLLEQRLLIYPRFRQKVVKTQVKFVWQDDENFLLDNHVQVHELEQNEDKETALKSLISQMMNQPLDPSRPLWKATLVQNYGTTGSALILRIHHCLADGIALVGVLLSLTDEKPGMAPTHTVLPEFSLNASEPLVNNLNDVIPVFKRLAHRTFKTLTNPGEMARVLNLSWRFFLALIKVLFLWPDTFTPLKGNLSGEKKVAWSNPIPVAKFKEAGNTLDAKINDLAIAAATGSIQRYFKKHAYPYVGKNVRVVVPVNLRPMEEFSQMGNRFGVIFLPLPIGVESPGERLEEVKRRMNRIKSSLEAVVSFGMLQFLGKVPHLIQRLMIFIFSLRGTAVLTNVPGPKSEIFLADIPLSKIMFWVPQSGNIGIGLSILSYGGNILFGVVSDTSLIQEPDEIAKGFEEEIEALYQLSPGA encoded by the coding sequence ATGAGTGAATTTGAAAAAATGGGGAGTGCGGATGTCGCTTGGCTCCGAATGGATGAACCCAATAATTTGATGATCATCAACTCTGTATTGATGTTCGAAGAACCTCTAACAACAGAGGTTCTCAACAAACTTCTGGAACAACGTCTGCTGATTTACCCCAGGTTTCGACAGAAAGTGGTCAAAACGCAGGTCAAATTTGTGTGGCAGGATGATGAAAATTTTTTACTGGATAACCATGTACAAGTCCATGAACTGGAACAGAACGAAGACAAGGAAACAGCTCTCAAGAGCCTGATCAGCCAGATGATGAACCAACCTCTTGATCCATCCAGACCCCTTTGGAAAGCAACGCTTGTTCAAAATTATGGAACAACAGGCTCCGCGTTGATTTTAAGGATCCATCACTGCCTGGCAGATGGAATCGCACTGGTGGGTGTCTTGCTTTCATTGACTGATGAAAAACCCGGGATGGCACCGACCCACACAGTTTTGCCTGAATTTTCGCTCAATGCCAGTGAACCTTTAGTCAACAATCTGAATGATGTGATTCCGGTTTTTAAAAGATTGGCTCACAGGACTTTTAAAACTCTTACCAATCCCGGTGAAATGGCACGGGTTTTAAATTTGTCATGGAGATTTTTTCTGGCGTTGATCAAAGTTCTGTTTTTATGGCCAGATACCTTCACTCCCTTGAAAGGCAATCTGTCGGGAGAAAAAAAAGTAGCCTGGTCCAATCCCATTCCTGTGGCAAAATTCAAGGAGGCAGGGAATACACTGGATGCAAAAATCAACGATCTTGCCATTGCCGCCGCGACAGGCTCGATTCAACGGTATTTTAAAAAACATGCCTATCCTTATGTTGGGAAAAATGTCAGGGTGGTGGTTCCAGTCAATTTACGTCCGATGGAAGAATTCAGTCAGATGGGGAATCGGTTTGGCGTGATCTTTCTCCCGCTGCCGATTGGTGTTGAATCTCCCGGAGAACGTCTGGAAGAAGTGAAACGCAGGATGAATCGTATCAAGTCATCTCTTGAAGCCGTGGTATCGTTTGGGATGCTCCAGTTTTTAGGCAAGGTTCCGCATTTGATTCAAAGATTGATGATATTTATTTTCAGTTTGAGAGGAACTGCCGTATTGACCAATGTTCCCGGTCCAAAATCCGAAATATTTTTGGCGGATATCCCCCTGAGTAAGATCATGTTCTGGGTTCCACAAAGCGGAAATATTGGAATTGGTCTCAGTATATTGAGCTACGGTGGAAATATTTTGTTTGGTGTGGTTTCGGACACCAGCCTGATTCAGGAACCTGATGAAATCGCCAAAGGCTTTGAAGAAGAAATTGAAGCACTGTATCAACTATCACCAGGCGCATAA